Proteins encoded together in one Mugil cephalus isolate CIBA_MC_2020 chromosome 16, CIBA_Mcephalus_1.1, whole genome shotgun sequence window:
- the LOC125022108 gene encoding G-protein coupled receptor 26-like, with product MDTAEVILSLLVVVIIIVSLLSNVLVLICFLYNPEIRKQVPGLFNLNLTFCNLLLTVSNMPLTLVGLVSKAQPGGDGFCQIVGFLETFLSTNSMLSMAALSIDRWIAVVFPLRYHSKMRHKDAAFVLGYTWAHSVSFSTVATCLSWVGYHRLYASCTLSNPRASSRTQFVIFTVFFHSFTFLLSFIVLCVTYLKVLKVARFHCKRIDVITMQTLVLLVDIHPSVRQRCLEEQKRRRQRATRKISTFIGTFMLCFAPYVITRIVELFPAVPINPHWGIVSKCLAYSKAACDPFVYSLLRHQYKKTCTDIVNRLLKRSSLNASGRRLENSAPAAAAAAAAE from the exons ATGGACACTGCGGAGGTAATTCTCTCCCTGTTGGTGGTTGTGATTATCATAGTGTCGTTGCTGTCCAACGTCCTGGTGCTGATCTGCTTTCTGTACAACCCGGAGATCCGCAAGCAGGTCCCCGGTCTGTTCAACCTCAACCTCACCTTCTGCAACTTGTTGCTGACCGTGTCCAACATGCCGCTCACTTTGGTGGGACTCGTCAGCAAGGCGCAGCCGGGGGGGGACGGCTTCTGCCAGATCGTGGGCTTCCTGGAGACCTTCCTGTCCACCAACTCGATGCTGAGCATGGCAGCGCTGAGCATCGACAGGTGGATCGCGGTGGTGTTCCCCCTGAGGTACCACTCCAAAATGCGCCACAAGGACGCGGCGTTCGTGCTCGGGTACACGTGGGCGCACTCCGTGTCCTTCTCCACGGTGGCCACCTGCCTCTCCTGGGTGGGATACCACCGGCTTTACGCGTCCTGCACCCTGTCCAACCCGCGGGCGAGCAGCCGGACCCAGTTTGTTATCTTCACCGTCTTTTTCCACTCCTTCaccttcctcctgtcttttatAGTGTTGTGTGTCACATACCTCAAAGTCCTTAAAGTGGCGCGGTTTCACTGTAAGAGGATCGACGTTATTACAATGCAAACTTTGGTGCTGCTGGTGGATATACACCCCAG CGTTCGCCAGCGTTGtctggaggagcagaagaggcGGCGGCAGAGAGCAACGAGGAAGATCAGCACCTTCATCGGCACCTTCATGCTCTGCTTTGCTCCCTACGTGATCACGAG GATCGTGGAGTTATTTCCAGCGGTGCCTATCAACCCTCACTGGGGAATTGTCTCCAAGTGCTTAGCTTACAGCAAGGCGGCGTGCGACCCCTTCGTGTACTCCCTGCTCCGGCACCAGTACAAGAAGACGTGCACCGACATCGTCAACAGGCTGCTGAAGCGCAGCTCCTTGAACGCGTCCGGGCGGAGGCTCGAGAACAGCGccccggcggcggcggcggcggcggcggcggagtgA